One Candidatus Planktophila limnetica DNA segment encodes these proteins:
- a CDS encoding branched-chain amino acid ABC transporter permease, with the protein MIKLITAILTALTTGAIYALMSTALVLVWRSTRIINFAQAGQAVLSTYIGYEITVRTGSFWVGVVAAMIFGALLGAVIDRFFMRPIFKRIQSGPILMIAPVVATLGLLGIIQAIIGFKWGLTYQSLAAPVSTDGYTLFGRVIAFSPFNLLVVVFATISMLLLTLLFQKTNIGLALRASAHSPEIARLSGIKVDFIRTLGWALAGAAGGLAGMLYIPSSYLYPNAMDVLLVFGFVAAVIGGLESLFGAVAGAMLLGFAISFATSYVSEKLVFPMAFIMLIVVLLIRPAGLFSKKKGRRD; encoded by the coding sequence ATGATAAAACTAATCACAGCAATTCTGACGGCTCTGACTACCGGAGCAATTTATGCGTTGATGTCGACAGCACTTGTTCTTGTCTGGCGATCAACTCGAATCATTAACTTTGCCCAGGCCGGTCAAGCAGTCCTCTCTACTTATATTGGATATGAAATTACGGTGCGCACCGGATCATTTTGGGTGGGCGTAGTTGCTGCGATGATTTTTGGTGCACTGCTGGGAGCAGTCATCGACAGATTCTTCATGCGACCAATTTTTAAGAGAATTCAAAGTGGACCAATTTTGATGATTGCACCTGTTGTTGCAACCCTAGGTTTACTTGGAATTATTCAGGCAATCATTGGGTTTAAGTGGGGATTGACCTATCAATCACTTGCAGCGCCAGTTTCTACTGATGGATACACGCTATTTGGCCGGGTAATCGCATTTAGTCCATTTAATCTTTTGGTAGTTGTCTTCGCAACTATAAGCATGCTGCTACTAACTCTGCTATTTCAAAAGACAAATATTGGTTTAGCACTTCGAGCATCTGCGCATTCACCAGAGATCGCAAGATTATCTGGAATTAAAGTTGATTTCATCAGAACTCTTGGCTGGGCTCTTGCAGGCGCAGCTGGTGGATTAGCTGGAATGCTCTACATACCTTCTTCTTATCTCTATCCAAATGCGATGGATGTATTGCTCGTATTTGGTTTCGTTGCTGCAGTAATTGGCGGGCTTGAGAGTTTATTTGGAGCAGTCGCAGGTGCGATGCTTCTGGGATTCGCAATTAGTTTTGCGACAAGTTACGTCAGTGAAAAACTGGTTTTCCCAATGGCTTTCATCATGCTAATTGTGGTTCTATTAATTAGACCGGCAGGATTATTTTCAAAGAAGAAGGGTCGGCGAGATTGA
- a CDS encoding branched-chain amino acid ABC transporter permease, producing the protein MLKLTPSKKRTIFFIAIGWALLLIGDRIGELRQYQGSFVAMYALAIASIILLTGYSGQLSLGHSALMAVGAYAGALSINNLHLHPAIALVIATFVAGIFGLLLGFGVARLSGPYLAGTTLALAVSLPTLANQFPILGGEQGVVFDVGLPPARFGENFSQYKWFFWISCLAVLIMLWLISNFVSSRYGRTFRAIRDNETAASLAGLNTGRLKVLAFAISSGMAGLAGGLLVMLISGVSPSAFPLSLSFSLLTGAVVTGVYSLRGVMLGGLVLVAIPEIADSLVTRIGGSEGFTATLPGFLVSALLILAVLFAPNGPGTLLHSIKKHH; encoded by the coding sequence ATGCTAAAACTGACCCCTTCCAAGAAACGAACAATTTTCTTCATTGCAATTGGCTGGGCTTTGTTGTTAATTGGCGATCGCATTGGAGAATTGCGCCAGTATCAAGGTTCCTTCGTCGCGATGTATGCGTTAGCAATTGCTTCAATCATTTTGCTCACTGGTTATTCTGGTCAACTCTCTTTAGGCCATAGTGCCTTGATGGCCGTAGGTGCATACGCCGGTGCTCTCTCGATTAATAACTTGCATTTACATCCCGCTATTGCGCTAGTAATTGCAACATTTGTTGCAGGAATATTTGGACTTCTTCTCGGATTTGGTGTTGCTCGATTATCAGGACCTTATTTAGCAGGAACAACTCTGGCACTTGCAGTTTCATTACCAACGTTGGCCAATCAGTTTCCAATTCTTGGCGGTGAGCAAGGAGTTGTATTCGATGTCGGTTTGCCACCTGCACGTTTTGGCGAAAACTTTTCTCAATACAAGTGGTTTTTCTGGATTTCTTGCCTTGCAGTATTAATAATGCTCTGGCTTATTTCTAATTTTGTTTCCTCACGATATGGACGCACCTTCCGAGCGATTCGAGATAACGAAACGGCAGCGTCTCTGGCAGGACTCAATACCGGGCGCCTTAAGGTCCTGGCCTTTGCCATTAGTTCAGGAATGGCTGGGCTGGCCGGAGGACTGCTGGTAATGCTCATAAGCGGGGTTTCACCCAGCGCTTTTCCCCTCAGCCTCTCATTTTCTTTGCTGACGGGCGCTGTAGTTACTGGCGTGTATAGCCTCCGAGGTGTGATGCTAGGGGGGTTGGTTTTGGTGGCAATCCCTGAGATCGCCGATTCACTCGTTACCCGAATCGGAGGTTCTGAAGGATTCACCGCAACCTTGCCTGGTTTCTTGGTAAGTGCACTGCTGATCTTGGCAGTGCTATTTGCACCAAACGGACCAGGAACGCTTTTGCACAGTATTAAAAAGCACCATTAA
- a CDS encoding ABC transporter substrate-binding protein, protein MKRFSIVSAVVALGAMVFTALPAQAAEPGLTSSEIKLGISTPLTGTAALSYGKVPGAMKAYFDFINANGGVYGRKIKLVVRDDKYLPTLAATQTTNLVLKDGVFALVAALGTATHSKAYAAASLAAKKVPDLFVNTGFSGFGNQAKYPTTFTVLPSYAMEAKIISKFVKDKFPGQAVALVAQDDEFGVDGVNGFAAGSLTLASKTLYPQSSMTDARAKALITGLSAIPGKPVVILFGTTDVTALIFKAAESLNLVSKFTWIAGSVGGDANTLLALGVKATTIDGAIAASFFPDAKDTTDEYVKEFSKINAKYNPGVSFDNVVLQGMNSAMLTVQALRAAGKNLTRAGLIKAIENKGATFASAALVPLNYSATSHIGYNGYWMGQLNAKGELKPYGGTLSVVTTDSTNGPITPSTYKRSSIPKNGIPTNS, encoded by the coding sequence ATGAAACGTTTCTCAATCGTTTCAGCGGTAGTCGCACTCGGAGCAATGGTATTTACCGCGCTTCCTGCACAAGCTGCCGAACCAGGTCTGACTTCGTCAGAAATCAAGCTAGGAATTTCTACGCCACTCACAGGAACAGCAGCCCTTTCTTACGGCAAAGTTCCTGGTGCGATGAAGGCTTATTTCGACTTCATCAATGCAAATGGTGGAGTGTACGGTCGCAAAATTAAGTTAGTAGTTCGCGACGACAAATACCTTCCTACATTGGCTGCTACACAGACAACCAACCTCGTTCTCAAGGATGGCGTTTTCGCTCTAGTTGCAGCTCTTGGAACTGCAACGCACTCAAAGGCATACGCAGCGGCATCACTTGCAGCAAAGAAAGTGCCTGATCTATTTGTAAATACAGGATTTAGTGGATTTGGCAATCAAGCCAAGTACCCAACCACATTTACAGTTCTTCCAAGCTATGCGATGGAAGCAAAAATTATTTCTAAGTTCGTCAAGGACAAGTTCCCAGGACAAGCAGTTGCCCTCGTAGCTCAAGATGATGAATTTGGCGTAGATGGCGTAAACGGATTTGCTGCAGGTTCTCTAACACTTGCATCAAAGACTTTATACCCACAGAGTTCTATGACAGATGCTCGTGCGAAGGCTCTAATCACTGGATTAAGTGCTATTCCAGGAAAGCCAGTTGTCATCCTCTTTGGAACAACAGATGTAACAGCACTGATTTTCAAAGCAGCTGAATCTCTCAACCTAGTAAGCAAATTTACTTGGATCGCAGGTTCTGTTGGTGGAGATGCCAACACGCTTCTAGCACTCGGTGTAAAGGCAACAACTATCGATGGCGCAATTGCAGCTAGCTTCTTTCCTGACGCAAAAGATACAACTGATGAATACGTCAAGGAATTTAGCAAGATCAATGCCAAGTACAACCCTGGAGTCTCATTCGACAACGTGGTTCTACAAGGCATGAACTCAGCGATGCTTACAGTGCAAGCACTACGTGCAGCAGGTAAGAATCTGACACGTGCTGGGCTCATCAAGGCAATTGAAAATAAGGGAGCAACATTTGCGAGTGCAGCACTTGTTCCTCTCAACTACTCAGCCACCAGCCACATTGGTTATAACGGTTACTGGATGGGTCAACTCAACGCAAAGGGTGAGTTGAAGCCATACGGCGGAACATTGTCAGTTGTCACAACGGACTCAACAAATGGTCCGATTACACCTTCAACGTATAAGCGCTCTTCAATTCCTAAGAATGGGATACCAACAAACTCATGA
- the tsaE gene encoding tRNA (adenosine(37)-N6)-threonylcarbamoyltransferase complex ATPase subunit type 1 TsaE — translation MKKIASATEMHELGAKIGAQLQAGDLILLNGDLGAGKTVLVQGIAQALDIEGVTSPTFVISKVYQARLPLIHVDVYRLLDSGKAALFLDDLDLDTDRENCVTVIEWGAAESARLSDQRLEITIDRSDEVRKVSFNCVGQRWAGFSV, via the coding sequence ATGAAAAAGATAGCCAGCGCAACAGAGATGCACGAACTCGGTGCAAAAATTGGTGCCCAGTTGCAAGCTGGTGATTTGATTTTGCTTAACGGTGATCTCGGTGCTGGCAAAACAGTTTTAGTACAAGGCATTGCACAAGCACTTGATATTGAAGGTGTCACTTCTCCAACATTTGTTATTTCTAAGGTTTACCAAGCCCGGCTGCCACTAATTCACGTTGATGTCTATCGCCTATTGGATTCTGGTAAAGCTGCTCTGTTTTTAGATGATCTCGATTTAGATACCGACCGAGAAAATTGCGTCACAGTCATTGAATGGGGCGCAGCGGAATCTGCAAGGCTTTCGGATCAAAGATTAGAAATAACAATTGATCGAAGTGATGAAGTTCGAAAAGTCTCATTTAATTGCGTGGGCCAGCGATGGGCAGGATTTTCAGTATGA
- the tsaB gene encoding tRNA (adenosine(37)-N6)-threonylcarbamoyltransferase complex dimerization subunit type 1 TsaB — protein MSAVLAIDTSTSRTSVGLLTNNKLIWSAHEDGATAHGEALPRLVHKALEINNEISQVIVGMGPGPYTGLRAGISFAQAFAWARNIEVSGFCSLDAIACTAPEYIAATDARRKEIYWAKYIDGKRVDGPHVNVPAEVSGAVFVGEGAHKYGLCAEATYPDVSVFHLLARVELPMYLRRPDAVPTLER, from the coding sequence ATGAGTGCGGTATTGGCAATAGATACATCTACATCTCGCACCTCAGTCGGACTACTAACCAATAACAAATTAATTTGGTCAGCCCATGAAGATGGCGCAACCGCTCATGGCGAAGCACTTCCGCGATTAGTACACAAAGCGCTGGAAATTAATAATGAAATATCTCAGGTAATTGTTGGAATGGGACCTGGACCATACACAGGTTTGCGTGCAGGAATTTCATTTGCACAAGCATTTGCATGGGCTAGAAACATAGAAGTTTCAGGTTTTTGTTCACTCGATGCCATCGCCTGCACAGCTCCTGAATACATTGCCGCAACCGATGCGCGTCGTAAAGAAATTTACTGGGCAAAATACATTGACGGCAAGAGAGTTGATGGACCGCACGTTAATGTGCCAGCAGAAGTAAGCGGCGCCGTATTTGTTGGCGAAGGAGCACACAAGTACGGATTATGCGCAGAAGCAACGTATCCAGATGTGTCTGTATTTCATTTACTCGCACGCGTGGAACTTCCAATGTATTTACGTCGTCCCGACGCCGTGCCGACGTTGGAGCGATAA
- the rimI gene encoding ribosomal protein S18-alanine N-acetyltransferase: MDISYREVMPLDLPVLVSMERTLFSDAPWSMGQFKEEFSGIPKTRYFVVALDSDKQIVGYAGVMVVASGVDADVLTVAVLPEARRRGIARHFMDSLEKWSSMRVAPSMMLEVGVNNSSAIALYESIGYLIINTRKNYYGPGLDAHVMKKVLS; the protein is encoded by the coding sequence ATGGATATTTCATATCGCGAAGTGATGCCATTAGATCTTCCAGTATTGGTTTCAATGGAGCGCACTTTATTTTCTGATGCCCCTTGGTCAATGGGTCAGTTCAAAGAAGAGTTTTCTGGAATTCCAAAGACTCGTTATTTCGTAGTAGCCCTAGATTCAGATAAACAGATTGTTGGTTATGCAGGTGTCATGGTTGTTGCATCCGGTGTGGATGCTGATGTTCTAACAGTTGCCGTTCTTCCCGAAGCACGCAGACGTGGCATTGCTCGTCACTTCATGGATTCGCTGGAAAAGTGGTCATCAATGCGCGTTGCCCCATCGATGATGCTTGAAGTAGGTGTGAATAACTCATCTGCAATAGCACTCTATGAATCAATAGGTTATTTAATTATCAATACCCGCAAAAACTATTACGGTCCGGGCCTTGATGCTCATGTCATGAAAAAGGTGTTGTCATGA
- the tsaD gene encoding tRNA (adenosine(37)-N6)-threonylcarbamoyltransferase complex transferase subunit TsaD, translating to MSAPLVLGIETSCDETAIGIVKGRTLLANEIASSVQEHARFGGVVPEIASRAHLEAMIPALDRALKTAKVSLKDIDAVAVTAGPGLVGALLVGTSTAAAIALALDKPLFGVNHLAAHISVDYLTHDNPLDPTIALLVSGGHSSILQINDITSSVTSLGSTMDDAAGEAFDKIARVMGLGFPGGPAVDLEAKSGDANAINFPRGLTQAEDWRTRPYDFSFSGLKTAVARYLESTPQYKRADVAASFQEAIVDVLVQKSLAACAATGIESLVIAGGVAANSRLRELAEERCEKAGVKLRIPSPLLCTDNGAMVAALGSLMSSAGRAASAIDLAASSSLSVTTVRV from the coding sequence ATGAGTGCACCCCTTGTACTTGGAATCGAAACATCGTGTGATGAAACTGCGATTGGAATCGTTAAAGGTCGCACATTATTAGCAAATGAAATTGCATCTAGCGTGCAAGAACATGCACGCTTTGGTGGCGTTGTTCCAGAAATCGCCAGCCGCGCGCATTTAGAAGCAATGATTCCGGCGCTAGATCGCGCCCTAAAAACTGCCAAAGTTTCGCTTAAAGATATTGACGCTGTTGCAGTGACAGCTGGTCCTGGGCTAGTCGGTGCGCTATTGGTTGGAACATCAACGGCTGCGGCAATTGCGCTAGCCCTTGATAAACCACTCTTTGGCGTTAATCATTTAGCTGCCCATATCAGTGTTGATTACTTAACTCACGATAATCCACTTGATCCAACGATTGCGCTACTTGTTAGCGGTGGGCACTCATCTATTTTGCAAATCAATGACATCACATCTTCTGTCACATCTTTAGGTTCGACAATGGATGACGCCGCCGGTGAAGCATTCGATAAAATTGCACGTGTCATGGGATTAGGTTTTCCTGGGGGACCAGCAGTAGATCTTGAAGCAAAAAGTGGAGATGCCAATGCAATTAATTTTCCACGCGGATTAACGCAAGCCGAAGATTGGCGCACACGTCCCTATGATTTTTCATTCTCAGGACTTAAGACAGCAGTTGCCCGCTATTTAGAATCAACACCTCAATACAAACGTGCAGATGTTGCCGCTTCTTTTCAAGAAGCAATTGTCGATGTGCTTGTGCAAAAATCACTTGCTGCTTGTGCGGCTACTGGTATCGAATCTTTAGTGATCGCTGGTGGAGTCGCTGCTAATTCACGGCTTCGAGAATTAGCCGAAGAGCGATGCGAAAAAGCTGGAGTGAAATTGCGGATTCCTTCACCATTGCTCTGCACCGATAACGGAGCGATGGTTGCAGCCCTTGGTTCACTTATGAGCAGTGCGGGACGCGCAGCCTCAGCCATTGATTTGGCAGCCTCATCCAGCCTTTCGGTCACGACTGTAAGGGTTTAG
- the groES gene encoding co-chaperone GroES has protein sequence MAVAIKPLEDRIVVKANEAETTTASGLVIPDTAKEKPQEGTVIAVGPGRFDDGVRVPMDVKVGDVVLYSKYGGTEVKYNNEEYLVLSARDILAVIEK, from the coding sequence ATGGCTGTTGCCATTAAGCCGCTTGAGGATCGAATTGTCGTAAAGGCCAATGAGGCTGAAACAACTACTGCATCAGGTCTTGTTATCCCAGATACAGCAAAAGAGAAGCCACAAGAAGGCACTGTTATAGCTGTTGGGCCAGGTCGCTTTGATGATGGCGTTCGCGTTCCTATGGATGTCAAAGTTGGCGATGTAGTTCTTTATAGCAAGTACGGCGGAACAGAAGTTAAGTACAACAACGAAGAGTACTTAGTTCTATCTGCTCGTGACATTCTCGCTGTTATCGAGAAGTAA
- the groL gene encoding chaperonin GroEL (60 kDa chaperone family; promotes refolding of misfolded polypeptides especially under stressful conditions; forms two stacked rings of heptamers to form a barrel-shaped 14mer; ends can be capped by GroES; misfolded proteins enter the barrel where they are refolded when GroES binds): MGKILDFDEHARRAMERGVNILADTVKVTLGPKGRNVVISKAYGAPTITNDGVTIAKEIELSDPAENMGAQLVKEVATKTNDVAGDGTTTATVLAQAMVKEGLRNLAAGAQPMDLKLGIEAAVAAVSERLRANATVVNDKAQIADVATISAQDRSIGDLIAEAMDKVGKDGVITVEEASTTALELEFTEGMQFDKGYISPYFVTDQDRMEAVLEDAYVLIVGNKISALADLLPILEKIAQASKPLLIIAEDVEGEALSTLVVNRMRGVFASAAVKAPGFGDRRKAMLEDIAILTGGTVISAEVGMKLDQIGIESLGKARRIVISKDATTIVDGSGDKKLVAARVQEIRNELATTDSEWDRGKLQERVAKLAGGVCVIKVGAHTEVELKEKKHRLEDAISATRAAVEEGIVIGGGAALVHAADSLEGDLGFTGDKAVGVRLVRKACDEPLRWIAENAGLEGYVVVAKVRAMKAHEGFNAATDVYGDLAKDGVIDPVKVTRSALANAASIAAMFITTEAIVYERPADQAPDAGGQGHSHGPGGHSH; encoded by the coding sequence ATGGGAAAGATTCTAGATTTCGACGAGCATGCTCGTCGTGCGATGGAACGTGGCGTCAACATTCTTGCTGACACCGTCAAGGTAACGCTGGGACCCAAGGGTCGAAACGTTGTTATCTCTAAGGCCTATGGCGCTCCAACTATTACAAATGATGGCGTAACAATCGCCAAAGAAATTGAATTATCTGATCCAGCTGAAAACATGGGCGCACAGCTCGTTAAGGAAGTTGCTACCAAGACCAACGATGTCGCTGGTGATGGAACAACAACTGCGACAGTTCTTGCTCAGGCAATGGTTAAAGAAGGACTACGTAACCTTGCAGCTGGCGCGCAACCTATGGATCTTAAACTCGGCATTGAAGCCGCAGTTGCTGCAGTATCTGAACGCCTTCGCGCAAATGCCACTGTCGTCAATGACAAGGCACAGATTGCAGATGTTGCAACAATTTCAGCACAAGATCGCAGCATCGGAGACCTCATCGCAGAAGCGATGGATAAGGTCGGCAAAGATGGCGTGATCACAGTTGAAGAAGCATCAACTACTGCACTCGAACTCGAATTCACAGAGGGTATGCAATTTGATAAGGGTTACATCTCTCCATACTTCGTAACAGATCAAGATCGCATGGAAGCAGTTCTAGAAGATGCTTATGTGTTGATCGTTGGAAATAAGATTTCAGCGCTCGCAGACTTGCTTCCAATTCTTGAAAAAATTGCACAGGCTTCAAAGCCATTATTAATCATTGCTGAAGACGTTGAAGGAGAAGCTCTTTCTACTCTGGTCGTAAACCGCATGCGTGGTGTATTTGCTTCGGCTGCAGTTAAAGCACCTGGCTTTGGAGATCGTCGCAAAGCGATGCTCGAAGACATTGCAATTCTGACCGGTGGAACTGTTATCTCAGCAGAAGTTGGAATGAAGCTAGATCAAATCGGAATCGAATCACTTGGTAAGGCTCGTCGCATAGTAATTTCTAAGGATGCCACCACGATTGTCGATGGCTCTGGAGATAAGAAACTTGTTGCAGCTCGTGTACAAGAAATCCGTAATGAATTAGCCACCACAGATTCTGAATGGGATCGCGGCAAGCTTCAAGAGCGCGTTGCAAAACTCGCCGGTGGAGTCTGCGTAATCAAAGTTGGCGCACATACAGAAGTAGAGCTCAAGGAGAAAAAGCACCGCCTTGAAGATGCTATTTCAGCTACTCGCGCAGCAGTTGAAGAAGGAATCGTTATCGGAGGAGGCGCAGCACTTGTGCACGCAGCCGATTCACTCGAAGGCGATCTTGGATTTACTGGCGATAAAGCAGTTGGCGTGCGTCTTGTTCGCAAAGCATGCGATGAACCACTTCGCTGGATTGCAGAAAATGCAGGACTTGAAGGCTACGTAGTTGTAGCAAAGGTTCGCGCAATGAAAGCACACGAAGGATTTAATGCTGCAACTGATGTCTATGGCGATCTTGCAAAAGATGGTGTCATCGATCCAGTCAAAGTAACTCGCTCTGCTCTTGCAAATGCTGCATCAATTGCGGCAATGTTTATTACAACAGAGGCGATTGTCTATGAGCGTCCAGCAGATCAAGCACCTGATGCTGGCGGCCAAGGTCATTCACATGGCCCAGGTGGACACTCACATTAA
- a CDS encoding WhiB family transcriptional regulator, translating to MAEISRLPQPIADHWEWQYEGSCRTMPSEMFFHPDGERGPRRRNRENAAKAVCASCPVLAACRAHALAVQEPYGIWGGLSEDDRLAIIGKEITKEVSHAS from the coding sequence GTGGCTGAAATTTCACGTTTACCCCAACCGATCGCAGATCATTGGGAGTGGCAATACGAGGGTTCATGCCGCACCATGCCATCAGAAATGTTTTTCCACCCTGATGGAGAACGTGGCCCCCGCCGTCGCAACCGTGAAAATGCGGCCAAAGCTGTCTGTGCAAGCTGCCCAGTTCTTGCTGCTTGCCGCGCACATGCACTGGCAGTGCAAGAGCCGTACGGAATTTGGGGCGGTCTTTCTGAAGATGATCGCTTAGCGATTATCGGAAAAGAAATTACAAAAGAGGTTTCTCACGCTTCTTAA
- a CDS encoding MerR family transcriptional regulator: protein MSWLSSRHDKPVEELLTVAAVARRLGVAPATLRTWARRYGLGPTDHESGCHRRYSAQDLAKLTTMRRLIIAGMPPAEAAAKALTDRSHVTLQKMVDGFSDRPDSVEILLSAALALDKNFIERALRNDIDKNGVIHSWQEVIVPVLVSLGKMWKETGEGIEIEHFFSEILKTVLRERASKITSPINPRPVLVASVGEEMHSLAIHALEAALAERNIECHFLGARTPFAALEAMVEKFAPPAIFLWAQLIENADPTYFRDLPTVRPAPRILLGGPGWSESDCAHMTKTPDLNFACEEITRAVGA, encoded by the coding sequence GTGAGTTGGCTCTCATCACGCCACGATAAGCCTGTGGAAGAGCTTCTAACCGTTGCAGCCGTGGCTAGACGCCTTGGCGTTGCCCCAGCGACTCTTCGAACGTGGGCCAGACGTTATGGCCTGGGCCCAACAGATCACGAGAGTGGTTGCCACCGTCGATACAGCGCACAAGATTTAGCAAAGTTAACAACGATGCGTCGTTTGATCATTGCAGGCATGCCTCCGGCAGAAGCGGCAGCAAAAGCATTAACAGATCGAAGTCATGTCACATTACAAAAAATGGTTGATGGTTTTTCTGATCGACCTGATTCAGTCGAGATTTTACTAAGTGCTGCATTAGCACTTGATAAGAACTTTATTGAACGAGCGCTGCGCAATGACATTGATAAAAATGGCGTTATTCACTCATGGCAGGAAGTTATCGTGCCTGTCCTTGTTTCACTCGGCAAAATGTGGAAAGAAACAGGAGAAGGAATTGAAATCGAACACTTCTTCTCAGAAATCCTAAAAACTGTTTTACGCGAACGTGCATCAAAAATTACAAGCCCAATTAATCCGCGTCCAGTACTGGTTGCATCCGTTGGAGAAGAGATGCACTCACTTGCGATTCACGCTTTAGAAGCAGCTCTTGCCGAACGAAATATTGAGTGCCATTTCCTCGGAGCCAGAACACCTTTTGCAGCCCTTGAAGCAATGGTCGAAAAATTCGCGCCGCCAGCAATTTTCTTGTGGGCGCAATTAATTGAAAATGCCGACCCAACTTATTTCAGAGATCTACCCACCGTTCGGCCAGCACCACGAATTCTTTTGGGTGGACCCGGATGGAGCGAAAGTGATTGCGCACATATGACTAAAACCCCTGATTTGAACTTCGCATGCGAGGAAATCACGCGGGCTGTAGGGGCATAA
- the guaB gene encoding IMP dehydrogenase — MSSDTEKIAMLGLTYDDVLLLPDASEVVPSEVNTGTWLTRTISLSVPLVSSAMDTVTESAMAIAMAKAGGIGIIHRNLPIEEQVAHVKLVKNVGLAGAAVGVGDDGFNRAQALIEAGVDVVVVDTAHGHHRAVLDAITRIKKFSPTTQVIGGNVATRAGAQALINAGADAVKVGVGPGSICTTRVVAGVGVPQITAIMEASKACAKAGIPLIADGGLQYSGDIVKAIVAGAHSVMLGSLLAGCDESPGELIEIDGRKYKSYRGMGSLGAMQSRGDKKSYSKDRYMQDDVLSEDKLVPEGIEGKVSYSGSAADVVHQLVGGLRSGMGYAGAPDIETLRREGRLIQITAAGLQESHPHDVFHVADAPNYSQKN, encoded by the coding sequence ATGAGTAGCGATACTGAGAAAATCGCAATGCTCGGCCTGACTTATGACGATGTTTTACTTCTGCCGGATGCTTCTGAAGTTGTTCCCAGTGAAGTAAATACAGGTACATGGCTCACTCGAACAATTTCGCTTTCTGTTCCTTTAGTTTCATCTGCAATGGATACCGTGACTGAATCTGCAATGGCAATTGCAATGGCAAAAGCTGGTGGAATCGGCATCATTCATAGAAATTTACCAATTGAAGAACAAGTCGCTCACGTTAAATTAGTAAAAAATGTTGGGCTTGCAGGAGCTGCAGTTGGTGTGGGCGATGACGGCTTTAATCGCGCACAAGCTTTAATTGAAGCCGGAGTAGATGTTGTAGTCGTTGACACAGCACATGGTCACCATCGCGCGGTGTTAGATGCGATCACTCGTATTAAGAAATTCTCTCCTACCACTCAGGTAATTGGCGGAAACGTTGCAACACGTGCAGGTGCTCAAGCACTTATTAATGCCGGCGCCGATGCTGTAAAAGTTGGAGTGGGACCAGGTTCGATTTGCACTACTCGAGTTGTTGCAGGAGTTGGTGTTCCACAAATTACAGCAATCATGGAAGCAAGTAAGGCGTGTGCAAAAGCTGGCATTCCACTTATTGCAGATGGTGGATTGCAGTATTCGGGAGACATCGTTAAAGCAATAGTTGCCGGAGCGCACTCAGTAATGCTTGGTTCATTACTTGCAGGATGCGATGAATCTCCAGGAGAGCTCATTGAAATTGATGGACGCAAATATAAGTCCTATCGCGGAATGGGTTCCCTTGGCGCGATGCAATCTCGCGGAGATAAAAAATCGTATTCAAAGGATCGCTACATGCAAGATGATGTACTTTCAGAAGATAAATTAGTTCCAGAGGGCATCGAAGGAAAAGTTTCATACAGTGGATCGGCTGCAGATGTTGTGCACCAATTAGTTGGTGGATTGCGCTCTGGTATGGGATATGCAGGAGCGCCAGATATTGAAACACTTCGACGTGAAGGTCGACTGATTCAAATTACTGCAGCCGGTTTACAAGAGAGCCATCCGCACGATGTTTTCCACGTTGCAGATGCCCCTAATTATTCGCAGAAGAACTAA